Proteins co-encoded in one Acidovorax sp. 69 genomic window:
- a CDS encoding MOSC domain-containing protein codes for MSFNPDPDLSGTIARLFVYPIKSCAGIEVQQALLTETGLDLDRAWMVVDASGMFLTQRALPRMALIRPQLKSDEMVLRAPGMLALHVAIDAVEAPATVTVWRDTVPAWDMGAVAAQWFTDFLGQPCRLVRFDPEHRRLSSMEWTGGVEVPNQFADGFPILMASEASMQELNGRLSAAGHATVGIERFRPNVVLAGVDAHDEDRVDLVRLDGDASGQIHLQPVKPCARCPIPNIDPATAEASPAVGDVLRAYRQDKRLDGAITFGMNAIVSQGAGQWLRVGQRVAADLRFE; via the coding sequence GTGAGTTTCAACCCTGATCCCGATCTGTCCGGCACCATTGCGCGGCTGTTTGTGTATCCCATCAAATCTTGTGCCGGCATTGAGGTTCAGCAGGCCTTGCTGACGGAAACCGGGTTGGATCTGGACCGCGCCTGGATGGTGGTGGATGCCAGCGGCATGTTCCTGACCCAGCGCGCCTTGCCCCGCATGGCGTTGATCCGGCCTCAGCTCAAGAGCGACGAAATGGTGCTGCGTGCGCCCGGCATGCTGGCCCTGCATGTGGCGATTGATGCCGTCGAAGCCCCTGCAACCGTGACCGTGTGGCGGGACACGGTGCCGGCATGGGACATGGGCGCCGTGGCTGCCCAGTGGTTCACCGACTTCCTGGGGCAGCCGTGCCGACTGGTGCGGTTTGATCCCGAGCACCGGCGTTTGTCGAGCATGGAGTGGACGGGCGGGGTGGAGGTGCCCAATCAATTTGCGGACGGTTTTCCCATCCTCATGGCCAGTGAGGCTTCCATGCAGGAACTCAACGGTCGGCTGTCTGCAGCAGGCCATGCCACCGTGGGCATCGAACGTTTTCGGCCCAATGTGGTGCTCGCTGGGGTCGATGCGCACGATGAAGACCGGGTGGATCTGGTGCGTTTGGACGGCGACGCCAGCGGCCAGATTCACCTACAACCCGTGAAGCCCTGTGCGCGCTGCCCCATTCCCAACATCGACCCGGCCACGGCAGAGGCCAGCCCCGCGGTCGGCGACGTGCTGCGCGCCTATCGTCAGGACAAGCGACTGGACGGAGCTATCACCTTTGGCATGAACGCCATCGTGTCCCAGGGGGCGGGGCAGTGGTTGCGCGTGGGGCAGCGTGTGGCAGCCGATTTGCGGTTTGAATGA